A genomic region of Peromyscus eremicus chromosome 19, PerEre_H2_v1, whole genome shotgun sequence contains the following coding sequences:
- the LOC131895526 gene encoding serine protease inhibitor Kazal-type 12-like produces the protein MKPAGTVLLFISLACLFLYADAVSQGGFKAFCRNYEKTLATDTKSCPKFHKPVCGTDGKTYQNRCEFCRTAMERSFGKLGFKHEGKC, from the exons ATGAAGCCAGCAGGCACCGTTCTGCTTTTCATCAGCCTAGCTTGTTTGTTCCTCTATGCAG ATGCTGTGAGCCAAGGGGGCTTTAAG GCTTTTTGCAGAAACTATGAGAAGACACTGGCTACTGATACAAAATCGTGCCCAAAGTTCCACAAACCGGTGTGTGGCACTGATGGAAAAACTTACCAAAACCGCTGTGAATTCTGCCGAACAGCCAT GGAAAGAAGTTTTGGGAAACTTGGTTTCAAACATGAAGGGAAATGCTGA